The Stigmatella ashevillena genomic sequence GCGCAGCAGCTCGCGGTGCGCGATGTCGATCTCCCCGGTGTGGATGTCCCAGAACCGCCAGTCCAGCCGGTCCTTCATGGCTTGGATGGCCGGATTCTGGATGAAGTGGGCGTGCATGGACGCCAGGTAGACCTGGCACAGGCACTCGCCCCCCATGCCGCGCAGCCCGACGGCGTACCAGGGAGACTCCGTCATCACCAGGTCGCGAATCTCCCCCAGAATCTGGAGGTTGGCCGGGTTCGCATTCGCCTCCAACTCCTCCCGGGGAATGCCGAGGCTCACCAGGAAGTCGTCGTAGATCTGCTGGTGCGCCTGCGCGTGCTGGCCGTTGCCCAGCTCGTCGTTGAGGAAGTCGGCCAGCAGGCTCCGCAGCTTCCCGAACGGAAGGCGGTAAACCAGGAGCGCCAAGTCACTGATGTAGAAGATGGTGAAGTAGCGGTACTGCACGAAGACCTGCTTCAGGACCTCCAGCGAAGCGCGCTCCAGCGACTGGAGCTTCCGGTCGGCCAGATACTCGGCCTGAGTCCGTGCGTTGTCCGCCATCCGCCAGAACTCTTCCTTCAGCGCCTGGATCGACTGTTGACTCACGGATTCCGCCTTTGCTCCAAGGGTCGAGTCTTGACCTGGGTCAGAGGGCGGAATCTATCAGCATTCCATTCAAAAGCCGAAAAACACAGTTTCGGTTGCTCTTCCACAGGACGTGGAGGTGAGCCTCACGGCCCGGCTCTCGCTCAGGAGTAGTCGGCGAGGATCCTGTGCTCGCGCCCGTCGACGGTGACTGGTCCGCCGTATGGCAGGACCCACTGTGGACGGGTGTGACCGAACGGCACGCCGACGCAGACGACGGCGTCCGGCTGGTAGTGGGCGACCGTTTTGACGACCACGTCGTACTGCTCTGCGCGCTCGGCCGCGCGCTGCTTGGCCGATGGGACGCGGCCGGGCCGTGAGCGCGGAGGGCGTGCGGCGACCACCGCCTCGACCTGGGCGAGCAGACCACGCTCGCCCATCGACCGGAGCAGGTAACCGACCTCGACCGGTGGCGGCATGTCCTCGGAGGTCTCGACCAGCAGCACGTGACCGGCCAGGGCAACGGGTGGGTGCGGGAACCGGTCGGCGGCCAGGATCCAGCCGAGCACCTCGAGGCACCCGCCCCAGGTCGGTCCGGTGACGGTCCGTGCCGGTCCATGCCAGGCCCAGGGCTCCGTTGGCTCGCGCTCGCCGTACGACGTGAGCGCGGCCGGGTCCTGCCAGCTCGCGCCGAAGTCCTCCGCCTCGCCGGGCTCGGTCACCTCCAGCGTCTCACCGGTAAGGAGCGCGGCGCGCAGCGAGGCGGCGTGCACAGGGTCGACACCCGGCCCGGGGCCGAGGTGGATCTGGGTCGAGCCGCCGTGGAAGCCGGCGACGCCGTTGGACCACAGCCAGTTGAGCAGATTGGTGTTGTCGCTGTAGCCCAGGAACGGCTTCGGGTCGCGGCGGACGGCATCGGCGTCGAGGTGCGGAATCACGGTGATCTGATCGTCGCCGCCGATCGTCGAGATGACCGCACGGACTGACGGATCGGCGAAGGCCGCGTTCAAGTCCCGGGCGCGCTCCTGCGGTGAGGCCTCGAGTCGCCGGGTGGTGGGGTACTCCACCGGCACCAGGCCGGTCAGGTCGGCGAGTCGGCGTATCGCCTGCTCGTGGACGGTCGGGAAGAGGGCCGGTGCGGCGAACGACGGGGACACTACCGCGACCCGGTCCCCGGGTCGGGCCTTGGGCGGCCGGACGACGGTGTGGCGCATACGCGGATCAAACCAATCCGTTGGTGGACCGGGCAACCGAATACTTCGACAACAACCCCGGCCAGGAGGGAAGGGGCATCTCCGTCAACTTCATGGGTGTGGGGTCCCCCAGCAACACTGACAGTGTGGGCCGCTCACGTTCTTCACGGCTCTTTGCGCCTTGTGCGACATACATGCAACACGGAGGGAGTTAGCGCCCAACCCTCCGTCATTACGGGATAAAAGAGTGGAGGCGGCGGGAATTAAACCCGCGTCGGGCGGTGCGAAGCCTCTGAATAAGTCATCGGGACCCAGCCCCAAATGTGTGGGGGGAAGGCAGGAGTTCCGGCCCTTTCTCAGCAGCCTGCCAGGCGGCCGCGGAATGCCCTTGAGCCTCCAGTAT encodes the following:
- a CDS encoding iron-containing redox enzyme family protein; the protein is MSQQSIQALKEEFWRMADNARTQAEYLADRKLQSLERASLEVLKQVFVQYRYFTIFYISDLALLVYRLPFGKLRSLLADFLNDELGNGQHAQAHQQIYDDFLVSLGIPREELEANANPANLQILGEIRDLVMTESPWYAVGLRGMGGECLCQVYLASMHAHFIQNPAIQAMKDRLDWRFWDIHTGEIDIAHRELLRAALMEAVDADPAALEGLVGGYRKSKGVFDQFWDNIFETAGVTRRAA
- a CDS encoding S66 family peptidase, with translation MRHTVVRPPKARPGDRVAVVSPSFAAPALFPTVHEQAIRRLADLTGLVPVEYPTTRRLEASPQERARDLNAAFADPSVRAVISTIGGDDQITVIPHLDADAVRRDPKPFLGYSDNTNLLNWLWSNGVAGFHGGSTQIHLGPGPGVDPVHAASLRAALLTGETLEVTEPGEAEDFGASWQDPAALTSYGEREPTEPWAWHGPARTVTGPTWGGCLEVLGWILAADRFPHPPVALAGHVLLVETSEDMPPPVEVGYLLRSMGERGLLAQVEAVVAARPPRSRPGRVPSAKQRAAERAEQYDVVVKTVAHYQPDAVVCVGVPFGHTRPQWVLPYGGPVTVDGREHRILADYS